TAAGCCGGCCGACTTTGTGAGTATACATATTCATCGCTGAAATTAGGGCGTGTTATGTTCTTAATAGTATAGATATTAATACATTGCCACTAATGTCTTTAAATGTGTATAAATCGTATCTActgatattttataatgttttatttataagcTTAAAACATTgttaatacaaaaataaccTAATCAATTTGATGTtgaaaaatgttttatattatgttttactataatattgaaaatatgGACAAGTAATTGGtaactaaattatatattcgATGTAAtctatattaaataaaaaaattgattaaaaccaattttaatacatactaatgtataaataattcctattttactatatataatatacaTTATAACATCAACTTATAAAACACAAGGTATGATGGTTTTTtgtagaaatatttattcttgTAAAGAATTAATTAAGTAAGTCATGAACTTCTGAAAACAAAATCTGCTCTACACATCAGGAACCACGTTGAAGATTATGCTCTACAGCcaataaaatgaattttgGTGTTTAGAGACTGAAATACGTTAAGAATATCAATTTTAGCATGCTTAGAAATCCTAAGCGACATCATCATTCTatgtaatatttatttttattgctGATTATAGATGCTTGGTCAATTTTTGATGCGttatgtttattaaatgtaaatGATTCTTATAAACTTTATATCAAAAAGTTCTTTACAATTGGCGAACAAAAGAACAGTGCATTTATTCATGTGTAGAACTctctaatttttattttactgtttttaaatttccgAAATCTTTGATCCACATATAGAAAtcctattttaaatttataaaaaatctgtCAAATATGATAATGCGATGttgtaattaaaaacaatgcCTTGCAACCttcttaatataaaaatgttatttattttacgAATGTGCTACTAAATATCCTGTTAATGCAAATTTACTCATAGTCCAGatattaaaacaatttgCAATGGATAATTAGTTTTAGagtaaaatcaaaattttagacCTTAATTGTTTCTATCAGTAAATTCTAAATGGTCTTAAAAATCCTATTAGACATTTTTCATACACTAgaatagaaaatatattaaaccttacaaatttataaaaatatgttatgTTAAAGTTAAAGTCTATGCATGAGAAAATAAACAACAAGTTTTAAGCTAAAAATCCTTGTTTTAAAGGACTAATTTGTATCACCACAAAAAGTACTATAAAATTGTTGGATATTTCAACAAGTATAAGATTTTCATATAATAATGGTTTTAAGAATTGAATTTTAGAACTGTGATTCTATGTTTTCTACTGTCTACtacaattttttgttataaaacTACTTATAACTATACTTtgatcatttttatagtaaatttGCTAATTTTGgtttaaatctttatttattgacAAAAGGAAAGATAATAGAGACATGTCACAACTTAATCAAGTGATACTTTACTAAATGAAGAAATGTGAACACTTGAAACAACTatcataataaaattagaaaaaaatcacGACAGACGCAAAATGATTATGCATAATCAACAACAgctctttttattatatgataatcaaaatacttaatataattgaagcttttctaataaaatataaacatttgtgaaaatttgaaaaatcttATAAAGTCTAGATTGGcatctaaatatttaaacaaattcaaaaaattgtttaaaaatggACTGGTATATAAAATAGATCAAAAAAGCGCTTTAAAATCCgactatttattttatatctctACCGAACATTATATCTATTTAAACTAAAAACTTTGAGATTTTGActtttgaaataataaattgcatttagaaatatcttGAAGAGTACAAAGTTGTAATAAACAATCCACAAATGGCAGAAACTCACAAAGAAAAATGTATAGTACTTGCAACCGTTGTTTAAAATTAgctataaatattgtaagATGCAATTTGTATCAATcgaattcatttttttcttaagtTATCTAtgctaaaaaatattatcaataaatttggttttataaaatcattatatattaattttgtttacatataaacagaatatatgatttatgattcattaaaatttataaaatatattaactatgttttttgattaatttataaaaatttataacgttaagattattttattggctatttatttgtataaagatttaatcaattaaatttcaatgttttaaataagtGATATATTACGcaaaatacaatattgATTTAGACGTTAGAATATGAGAGCCGAAGAATTTACTTGGTATTCGGGatttaaatatcaaaaacattatattaatatggtaaactataattttgttaaatttttcacaATACGAAcatacaaaatataaattgaaaatgCATATTGTTGTAGTACATAGATTAAACGatagtataaataaatgctTGAACATTGCTATATTATTGATTTACGGATCGACAACCATAAATAACAGCATAAATTCCAATTAATTCTCATTTTTTAGTCTTTTAGAATAACCCTAGTTGTTatgttatttattattttatatcaagTTTATGCTTTGTTGTCCTTTAATATAGAATCAAATTCACATGAAGTCTATGCAacatctaaaaatataccGACGTCAACATACAAATCACAAAATAGTAACtatgatttaaaagatataaataatcAGCCATTTTACATTCATTATGATTATGTtgatattgaaaatttaaaaaaaatatccaaAATTGTATTTAGAACTTTAATGTATGATTCTTCGGTCATAGAAATTAtgtattctttttttaatgtatcaAAACCAATAAATTCAAATGTAATGAAAAAACTAGAAcgtaaatttcaaaaagaCGTTACATTATTTCTATTAAACATAAGACCTCGAAGAAAATCAAGAAATCTCAACAGTTTTATACAAACTTTAGCATATAATAGCTATAAACTGATTTATCATTTAAGTAGAAATTATAAGATTAATACTAGCACAGATAGAACCATACTAATGTACAgtataagaaataatatcaaattaaaagtaaaaacaGAATTTCAGAGGGAGATAGAAAAATTGTTTGATGATGATGTATTATTTGAAGTGTttgaaaatcaaaaaatgtttttagagGGTTTTGTAAACTCTAGtagtaaatataatacaacACAAAATGTCGTTACGGCTAAAGTTCCtttatcatataaaaaaaatgaaataacagataaatttaaacgCCAAAAGGTATTAagcaataattttattcgCTTTGggtaaagaataaaaattttcctttatttatgaaattatatatgataGTTTTTGTATATGTTGTTGtgtaattttattagaCTATCAACCTGATTATTTAGCATTCAAAAActcattatttaaattaattcgATAAACAACGCTGTTATTTAAATctctaatttatattaaaaaacatcaatATTGGAATTGAAGATATTGTTACAAATAATCTATCCCaatgcataaaaaaaacttttataaaCTCTTTTCTAATTACGTCAAAAGTTGTGGTATAGAACTAAACGACGCAAATAATGAAAGTTTTACACATTTAATCGAATCGATACcaatgtttatttaaagTTATAAAGAAGACGTGTTATATATAAAGtagattttattgtaatatttaatattaaggGGGAAACTCTGGATTCACTAAGTTTATAAGCGATCTGAGTTTGCGGATATcgataattaatattaataaattgtcAAGTcagttaatttttatataatttcattttttattgattaaaTATACCTTTTTATCGATATTTATAACCGAACTGGAAAAGGTTTATCTATTTTatgttataaatatctttaaGCTGTTTTATAGTTGGATTATTAATTCGTTGCTTACAAATTCCATGGTGTGGCGGTAATGTCTTATTTGCTGAAAATATGCGTAGAAAAGAACATTTTAGTTCTCATAcagttaaaaaatttatttctatactttaaattttcgaATAATTGTAATGTGAGAAGAGCATATGCAACTTAAATTTGCACAATAGTAGTAGAAATTGTAATATCATGCGTTCTCTACACCAAATGTCCTTAAAGTATAttgaaattcaaaaaagaaacaaacCCTTGACAAATAAAGTGTAAAAGCAGGGGGTTGTATGTGTTTACAGCATTTAAATCAATTTTCTCAAATCTTTTGAAATATTCGGAAGACTGTTTATAGCATTTTACCTGCAATTTCTGCTCTAATGTAATTTAATTACGtgaatattataaactCACAGCAATTTATGTTCATTCGGCatgatattaataaaagtgCATTAAAGCAAAGACCAAAAATGGGGAAATTCAATGGTTAAAGAGAATAATATAGAaccaaatttttatttttatacaaggcaattttttaaattactaAATTTTGTCTTAACGCACCAATCAAACTCTCATACTTGTTAATATTTAGAATGCTTATATTGTCATCATTAGGATCTCTACA
Above is a window of Vairimorpha necatrix chromosome 2, complete sequence DNA encoding:
- a CDS encoding putative SP-containing protein — encoded protein: MLFIILYQVYALLSFNIESNSHEVYATSKNIPTSTYKSQNSNYDLKDINNQPFYIHYDYVDIENLKKISKIVFRTLMYDSSVIEIMYSFFNVSKPINSNVMKKLERKFQKDVTLFLLNIRPRRKSRNLNSFIQTLAYNSYKLIYHLSRNYKINTSTDRTILMYSIRNNIKLKVKTEFQREIEKLFDDDVLFEVFENQKMFLEGFVNSSSKYNTTQNVVTAKVPLSYKKNEITDKFKRQKVLSNNFIRFG